The nucleotide sequence GATCCAGCGCGTCCTCAAGATCAACCAGCTCGAGACCATCACCGACGACGTCGTCGAAGCCGCCGCCAGCATCCTCGTCACCGGATGACGACACCGAACGGCAACAGAACCGCGCCATGAAGCGGCACCGCCCACAGACGTGCGCGGATCCATGCATCTCAGGTAGGTAGTCCGGCAAGTGTTCCGGTGAGGGGGCCTCACCTGAGACACTTGGTGCATGGCTGGACAGCTCATCGGGTACGCCCGCGTCTCGACCGACGAACAGGACGTCACCGCGCAGCGTGACGCCTTGACCGCGCTCGGCATCACACCGGATCGGATCTACGTCGACCACGGCCTCACCGGCACGAACCGGAACCGCCCCGCACTCGGGAAGGCGCTCGAGGCGTGCTGGGCCGGCGACACGTTCGTGGTCACGAAGCTCGACCGCCTCGCCCGGTCGATCAGCGATGCCCGCACCATCGCTGACGAGCTCGCGGCCAAAGGCGTCGCGCTCAACATCGGCGGATCCGTTCACGACCCGACCGACCCGACCGGGCGGCTCCTGTTCAACATGCTCGCGATGTTCGCCGAGTTCGAATCCGACCTCATCCGCGCGCGCACCCGCGAGGGCATGAAGGTCGCCGCCAAGAAGGGCAAGCTCAAGGGCGGCAAGCCCAAGCTCTCCCCCGCCGCCGAACGGCACCTCGTCGCGCTGTACCGGGCAGGAGACCACTCGATCAGCGAGCTCTGCGACCTGTTCTCGATCGGCCGCGCCACCGTCTACCGCGCAGTGGATCGCCACCCGGCTGAGGAGGACGCGGCCGTGACGCTGCCGCGAGTCGACACGTGATCGACCCCGGCA is from Clavibacter michiganensis subsp. tessellarius and encodes:
- a CDS encoding recombinase family protein, with the protein product MAGQLIGYARVSTDEQDVTAQRDALTALGITPDRIYVDHGLTGTNRNRPALGKALEACWAGDTFVVTKLDRLARSISDARTIADELAAKGVALNIGGSVHDPTDPTGRLLFNMLAMFAEFESDLIRARTREGMKVAAKKGKLKGGKPKLSPAAERHLVALYRAGDHSISELCDLFSIGRATVYRAVDRHPAEEDAAVTLPRVDT